The following coding sequences lie in one Cronobacter universalis NCTC 9529 genomic window:
- a CDS encoding anaerobic C4-dicarboxylate transporter: MITLEFIVIILCLLAGTRFGGMGLGLISGIGLFLLTFIFGLEPGKPPVDVMLTILAVIGCAATLQTAGGLNVMMQFAERLLRRHPQHITLLAPLTTWTLTFLCGTGHVVYTMFPIIADIALKKNIRPERPMAVASVASQMAITASPVSVAVVSLVSILGAQHGVGEAWSILEILAVSVPASLSGVLIAALWSLRRGKDLKDDEAFQARLRDPKQREYIYGGSETLMNQRFDKHAWWSTWIFFAAIALVVLLGALPALRPAFEVKGKIAPLSMNLVIQMMMLIAGAVMLVVCKVNAASISSGAVFKAGMVAIFSVFGVAWMSDTFFQAHLEELKLALEGVVKSHPWTYAIVLFLVSKLVNSQAAALTAVAPMGLMLGVEPKMLVAFFPASYGYFVLPTYPSDLACIGFDRSGTTRIGKFILNHSFILPGLIGVSCACVVSYLLVQLFF, encoded by the coding sequence ATGATCACTCTTGAATTTATCGTCATTATTCTGTGTTTGCTGGCGGGCACCCGTTTCGGCGGGATGGGGCTTGGCCTCATCAGCGGCATCGGGCTGTTTCTTTTAACCTTTATTTTTGGACTGGAGCCGGGCAAGCCGCCGGTGGACGTAATGCTGACCATCCTTGCGGTGATTGGTTGCGCCGCCACGCTGCAGACCGCGGGCGGCCTGAACGTCATGATGCAGTTCGCAGAACGCCTGCTGCGCCGTCACCCGCAGCACATCACGCTGCTGGCGCCGCTCACCACCTGGACGCTGACGTTTCTGTGCGGCACCGGACATGTGGTCTACACCATGTTCCCGATTATTGCCGACATCGCGCTGAAGAAAAATATTCGCCCGGAGCGGCCGATGGCCGTGGCGTCCGTCGCCTCGCAGATGGCGATCACCGCCTCGCCGGTGTCGGTGGCCGTGGTGTCGCTGGTCTCGATTCTCGGCGCCCAGCATGGCGTGGGCGAAGCGTGGAGCATTCTGGAGATCCTGGCGGTTTCCGTACCGGCGTCGCTCTCTGGCGTGCTGATAGCCGCGCTCTGGAGCCTGCGGCGCGGTAAAGATTTAAAAGACGACGAGGCGTTCCAGGCGCGTCTGCGCGACCCGAAACAGCGTGAATACATCTATGGCGGCAGCGAAACGCTGATGAACCAGCGTTTTGACAAGCACGCCTGGTGGTCAACCTGGATTTTCTTCGCCGCCATTGCGCTGGTGGTGCTGCTCGGCGCGCTGCCCGCGCTGCGTCCGGCGTTTGAGGTCAAAGGCAAAATCGCCCCGCTCTCCATGAACCTGGTTATCCAGATGATGATGCTGATTGCGGGCGCAGTAATGCTGGTGGTCTGCAAAGTGAACGCGGCGTCCATTTCCAGCGGGGCGGTGTTTAAGGCCGGAATGGTGGCGATTTTCTCGGTATTCGGCGTAGCGTGGATGAGCGACACCTTTTTCCAGGCGCATCTTGAGGAGCTGAAGCTGGCGCTGGAGGGCGTGGTGAAAAGCCATCCGTGGACCTACGCGATTGTGCTGTTCCTGGTCTCAAAGCTGGTGAACAGCCAGGCGGCGGCGCTAACCGCCGTCGCGCCGATGGGGCTGATGCTGGGCGTCGAGCCGAAAATGCTGGTGGCGTTTTTCCCGGCCTCTTACGGCTACTTCGTTCTGCCCACCTACCCAAGCGATCTGGCCTGCATTGGATTTGACCGCTCCGGCACCACGCGCATCGGCAAATTTATTTTAAACCACAGCTTTATTCTGCCCGGCCTGATTGGCGTAAGCTGCGCCTGCGTCGTCAGCTATCTGCTGGTGCAACTCTTTTTCTGA
- a CDS encoding AraC family transcriptional regulator: MAKDWIELRQHADTGIETIRAHFEGHAYDPHWHDSYLVGITQSGTQQFHCRRERHQSTPGAAFLLEPGETHDGDAPLAGGFTYLTFYLDERWLRETLGGLYAAVPDSYELHFAKTISREPALVQAIASTFTALHHDEMRIVQQGVMDNLLSQLTHQCQWRKRLPKEIRDAQMAQRAREYLRAHLGDNIGLAELAQALGTDRFTLSRTFKHAFGMAPHAWLVQLRLARARSMLSRGMTPVDVAAALGFADQSHLGRWFQRAYRLSPAHYRRLCTNLPDVSG; this comes from the coding sequence ATGGCTAAAGACTGGATTGAATTACGTCAGCACGCTGATACCGGCATCGAAACCATCCGCGCCCATTTCGAAGGCCACGCCTACGATCCGCACTGGCACGACAGCTATCTGGTGGGCATCACGCAGTCCGGCACCCAGCAGTTTCACTGCCGCCGGGAGCGGCACCAGAGCACGCCGGGCGCGGCATTTCTGCTGGAGCCCGGCGAAACCCACGACGGCGACGCGCCGCTCGCGGGCGGCTTCACCTATCTCACTTTTTATCTCGATGAACGCTGGCTGCGGGAAACGCTCGGCGGGCTTTACGCCGCCGTGCCGGACAGCTACGAGCTGCACTTTGCAAAGACCATTAGCCGCGAGCCCGCGCTGGTACAGGCGATCGCCTCGACGTTCACGGCGCTGCATCACGATGAGATGCGTATTGTGCAGCAAGGTGTGATGGATAATCTCTTAAGCCAGCTCACGCATCAGTGCCAGTGGCGCAAACGGCTGCCGAAGGAAATCCGCGACGCGCAGATGGCCCAGCGCGCACGGGAGTATCTCCGGGCGCATCTGGGCGACAATATCGGCCTGGCGGAACTGGCGCAGGCGCTCGGCACCGACCGCTTTACGCTGTCGCGCACGTTTAAACACGCGTTCGGCATGGCGCCCCACGCCTGGCTGGTGCAGCTGCGCCTCGCCCGCGCCAGATCGATGCTCTCGCGCGGCATGACGCCCGTGGACGTGGCGGCGGCGCTCGGTTTCGCCGATCAGAGCCATCTCGGCCGCTGGTTCCAGCGCGCCTACCGGCTCTCCCCGGCTCACTACCGCAGGCTGTGCACAAATCTTCCAGACGTCAGCGGCTAA
- a CDS encoding LysE family translocator, protein MSLLTQQLPFLFFAFVASITPGPTNILILTNSQRYGTRASLPAVLGACFASSAIVLLCGVGPGEALRHAPWLARLMALAGALWLTWMSWQLFTAPAVSLAGEARKPFGAGAAAALQLINPKTWMMAMAVVTVFAPHDGRVLTTLGFQALGFLLISLACLAAWAGLGSGVHRVFRSPASLVRFQRLMALWLLACAWMGFFN, encoded by the coding sequence ATGAGCCTGCTTACACAACAACTGCCCTTTTTATTCTTTGCCTTTGTGGCCTCCATTACGCCGGGGCCGACCAATATTCTCATCCTCACCAACAGCCAGCGCTACGGCACCCGCGCGTCGCTGCCCGCGGTTCTCGGCGCCTGTTTCGCCTCCAGCGCCATCGTGCTGCTGTGCGGCGTCGGGCCTGGCGAAGCCTTGCGTCACGCCCCCTGGCTGGCGCGTCTGATGGCGCTCGCCGGCGCGCTGTGGCTGACGTGGATGAGCTGGCAGCTTTTCACCGCACCCGCGGTATCGCTCGCAGGCGAGGCGCGCAAACCGTTTGGCGCCGGCGCGGCGGCGGCGTTACAGCTGATTAACCCGAAAACCTGGATGATGGCGATGGCGGTCGTCACGGTGTTCGCCCCGCATGACGGGCGCGTGCTGACCACGCTCGGGTTTCAGGCGCTGGGCTTTCTGTTGATTTCGCTCGCGTGTCTCGCCGCCTGGGCCGGGCTTGGCAGCGGCGTGCATCGGGTGTTTCGCAGCCCGGCATCGCTGGTGCGCTTTCAGCGGCTGATGGCGCTCTGGCTGCTGGCCTGCGCCTGGATGGGATTTTTTAACTGA
- a CDS encoding DUF2766 family protein, with translation MSQSLTAEDELVSDVVACQLVIKQILDVIDVIAPVEVRDKMASQLKSIDFSGHPSADPVTLRAIQKAVALIELRFTPQNEAH, from the coding sequence ATGTCACAATCCCTCACTGCCGAAGATGAACTGGTTTCCGACGTGGTCGCCTGCCAGTTGGTGATTAAACAGATCCTGGACGTTATCGACGTTATCGCGCCGGTCGAAGTGCGCGACAAAATGGCGAGCCAGCTGAAAAGCATCGATTTCTCCGGCCATCCTTCCGCCGATCCGGTGACGCTGCGCGCCATTCAGAAAGCGGTGGCGCTGATCGAACTGCGCTTCACCCCGCAGAACGAAGCGCACTAA
- the azuC gene encoding stress response protein AzuC, whose translation MKLRKILKSMFENYCKTFKDVPPGGMF comes from the coding sequence ATGAAACTGCGTAAAATCCTTAAAAGCATGTTTGAAAATTACTGCAAAACCTTCAAAGACGTTCCGCCGGGCGGGATGTTCTGA
- a CDS encoding MFS transporter, translated as MGQKTAKAGAGGVSPAALLVAGAFFMEFLDGTVIATALPTMAQTFGVEAVALNIGISAYLLTLAVLIPASGWIADRFGARKVFTLALGIFTGASVLCGLANSLEMFVLMRVLQGAGGALMVPVGRLAVLRVTPKHQLIAAIATLTWPALVAPIIGPPLGGFITSYANWRWIFFINLPAGLIAMALAWRLIPDRHDSDRRPFDTPGFLATALAMVALVCAMEMLAARDANGLLAGALLLAGCGALVFALRHFRRAPFPMIRLDAMAVPTFRVTMYGGSLFRASISAVPFLLPLLFQVGFGMDAFHSGLLVLAVFAGNLTIKPATTPLIRWLGFKKLLLINGLLNVLALLACALLTPQTPVWLILLILFLGGVFRSIQFTGISTLAFADVPAGEMSYANTLFSTATQLAVGLGVTLGAIGIRLGEVISESFFTAAIPGVSFRLAFVMIALISLAGMFDTLRLASHAGHSVSGKQA; from the coding sequence ATGGGACAGAAAACGGCGAAAGCAGGTGCAGGCGGCGTCTCTCCCGCCGCGCTGCTGGTGGCGGGCGCGTTTTTTATGGAGTTCCTCGACGGAACGGTGATCGCCACCGCCCTGCCGACCATGGCGCAGACCTTCGGCGTCGAAGCCGTCGCGCTCAATATCGGTATCAGCGCTTATCTGCTGACGCTCGCGGTCTTGATCCCGGCGAGCGGCTGGATTGCCGATCGTTTCGGCGCGCGTAAAGTGTTTACGCTGGCGCTCGGGATTTTTACCGGCGCCTCGGTGCTGTGCGGGCTCGCGAATTCGCTGGAGATGTTCGTGCTGATGCGCGTATTGCAGGGCGCGGGCGGCGCGCTGATGGTGCCGGTCGGGCGGCTCGCGGTGCTGCGCGTTACGCCCAAACATCAGCTGATCGCGGCTATCGCCACGCTAACGTGGCCCGCGCTGGTAGCGCCGATTATCGGGCCGCCGCTTGGCGGGTTTATTACCAGCTATGCGAACTGGCGCTGGATCTTCTTTATTAACCTGCCTGCGGGGCTTATCGCGATGGCGCTCGCCTGGCGTCTTATTCCCGATCGCCACGACAGCGATCGCCGCCCGTTCGATACGCCCGGTTTTCTCGCCACCGCGCTGGCGATGGTGGCGCTGGTGTGCGCCATGGAGATGCTGGCCGCGCGCGACGCGAACGGTCTGCTCGCGGGCGCGCTGCTGCTGGCGGGCTGCGGCGCGCTGGTCTTCGCGCTGCGCCATTTTCGCCGCGCGCCGTTCCCGATGATCCGCCTTGACGCGATGGCGGTGCCGACGTTTCGCGTCACGATGTATGGCGGTTCGCTGTTTCGCGCGTCGATCAGCGCCGTGCCGTTTTTACTGCCGCTGCTGTTTCAGGTGGGTTTTGGGATGGACGCGTTTCACTCCGGGCTGCTGGTGCTGGCGGTGTTCGCGGGCAACCTGACAATCAAGCCCGCCACCACGCCGCTCATTCGCTGGCTGGGATTCAAAAAACTGCTGCTGATTAACGGCCTGCTGAACGTGCTGGCGCTGCTCGCCTGCGCGCTGCTGACGCCCCAGACGCCGGTGTGGCTTATTCTGCTGATTCTTTTTCTGGGCGGCGTGTTTCGCTCCATTCAGTTTACCGGCATCAGCACGCTGGCGTTCGCGGATGTGCCTGCCGGCGAGATGAGTTACGCCAATACGTTATTCAGCACCGCCACGCAGCTCGCCGTGGGGCTTGGCGTGACGCTGGGCGCCATCGGCATCCGGCTTGGCGAGGTGATCAGCGAGTCCTTTTTTACAGCCGCAATTCCGGGCGTGAGCTTCCGGCTGGCGTTTGTGATGATTGCGCTGATAAGCCTGGCGGGGATGTTTGATACGCTGCGCCTCGCCTCACATGCCGGACACAGCGTCTCCGGCAAACAGGCGTAA
- a CDS encoding RpiB/LacA/LacB family sugar-phosphate isomerase: MKIALMMENSQAAKNAIIYKELKAVADEKAFPVYNVGMSDENDHHLTYIHLGIMASILLNSRAVDFVVTGCGTGQGALMSLNIHPGVVCGYCIDPADAFLFAQINNGNALALPFAKGFGWGAELNVRFIFEKAFTGRNGEGYPPERKEPQVRNAGILNQVKAAVVKENYLDTLRAIDPELVKTAVSGERFQQCFFDNCQDKSIEGFVREILG; this comes from the coding sequence ATGAAAATTGCACTGATGATGGAAAACAGTCAGGCGGCCAAAAACGCGATCATCTATAAAGAGCTGAAAGCGGTGGCGGATGAAAAAGCGTTCCCGGTGTACAACGTCGGCATGAGCGATGAAAACGATCATCACCTGACCTACATTCACCTCGGGATTATGGCGAGCATCCTGCTGAATTCCAGAGCGGTGGATTTCGTGGTCACCGGCTGCGGCACCGGGCAGGGCGCGCTGATGTCCCTGAATATTCATCCGGGCGTAGTGTGCGGCTACTGCATCGATCCGGCGGACGCGTTCCTGTTCGCGCAGATCAACAACGGCAACGCGCTGGCGCTGCCGTTCGCGAAAGGCTTCGGCTGGGGCGCCGAGCTCAACGTGCGCTTCATCTTTGAAAAAGCGTTTACCGGCCGCAACGGCGAGGGCTATCCGCCGGAGCGTAAAGAGCCGCAGGTGCGCAACGCGGGCATCCTGAACCAGGTGAAAGCCGCTGTGGTGAAAGAGAACTATCTCGATACCCTGCGCGCCATCGATCCTGAGCTGGTGAAAACCGCCGTTTCCGGCGAGCGCTTCCAGCAGTGCTTCTTCGATAACTGCCAGGATAAATCGATCGAAGGTTTCGTTCGTGAAATCCTTGGCTGA
- a CDS encoding methyl-accepting chemotaxis protein has protein sequence MNFIRNVKIRAMVVWVLLLSTVAWVGVSGATLWFLHHLENSLKLNAEQTGWVNTAQLLLILSVIASITLTILMERYLYFCLVRPVEIIRGHLNVLADGNLEVKLQDLGRNCVGLMVPYIQRMQDNWEKTVTAIRVSADTIRSHAGDVSGVNTELSTRSEEQAAALEQTSSSMQQLSSTVKLNAENASHASKLSGNATRTAQTGGESVKQVMETMSRISSSSSKIVDITTVINSIAFQTNILALNAAVEAARAGEQGRGFAVVAGEVRNLASRSAQAAKEIETLLNESVSNIQTGSGQVKKAGEAMDEILTAVRQVNDIMGEIASASGEQSDGISQVGIAVKEMDAVTQQNVQLVQQSVLASADLERQAAHLTEVVGLFRLRGQAERAKPAAAAPLVRPALAGVSAPKAVATQTNWETF, from the coding sequence ATGAACTTTATCCGTAATGTTAAAATCCGCGCTATGGTGGTATGGGTCTTGCTCTTATCCACCGTCGCCTGGGTGGGGGTCTCCGGAGCGACGCTCTGGTTTCTACATCACCTGGAAAATAGTCTTAAACTGAACGCCGAACAGACCGGCTGGGTCAACACCGCCCAGCTCCTGTTGATTCTCTCGGTCATCGCCAGTATCACCCTCACCATTCTGATGGAGCGTTATCTCTATTTCTGCCTGGTGCGCCCCGTCGAGATCATTCGCGGACACCTGAACGTGCTGGCGGATGGCAATCTGGAGGTGAAACTTCAGGATCTCGGGCGCAACTGTGTCGGCCTGATGGTGCCGTATATTCAGCGCATGCAGGATAACTGGGAGAAAACCGTTACGGCCATTCGCGTCAGCGCAGACACGATCCGCAGCCATGCGGGGGATGTGTCGGGCGTCAATACTGAACTGTCCACGCGCTCGGAAGAGCAGGCGGCGGCGCTTGAGCAAACCAGCTCCAGCATGCAGCAGCTCAGCAGTACGGTAAAACTCAACGCGGAAAACGCGAGCCACGCCAGTAAGCTTTCCGGTAACGCCACACGCACCGCGCAGACGGGCGGGGAATCGGTGAAGCAGGTGATGGAAACCATGTCGCGCATCTCCAGCAGCTCCAGCAAAATCGTCGATATCACCACGGTGATTAACAGCATCGCCTTCCAGACCAACATTCTGGCGCTGAACGCCGCGGTGGAAGCCGCGCGCGCGGGCGAGCAGGGGCGCGGTTTTGCTGTTGTCGCGGGCGAAGTGCGCAATCTCGCGAGCCGCAGCGCCCAGGCGGCGAAAGAGATTGAAACGCTGCTTAACGAATCGGTCAGCAACATCCAGACCGGCTCCGGCCAGGTGAAAAAAGCGGGCGAGGCGATGGACGAAATTCTGACCGCCGTACGTCAGGTCAATGACATTATGGGCGAGATAGCCAGCGCCTCCGGCGAGCAGAGCGACGGCATCAGCCAGGTGGGCATCGCGGTGAAAGAGATGGATGCCGTGACCCAGCAGAACGTACAGCTGGTGCAGCAGTCCGTGCTGGCCTCCGCCGATCTGGAGCGCCAGGCCGCGCACCTGACCGAAGTGGTCGGGCTGTTCCGCCTGCGCGGTCAGGCGGAGCGCGCGAAGCCCGCCGCTGCCGCGCCGCTTGTACGTCCTGCGCTGGCTGGCGTTAGCGCGCCGAAGGCCGTCGCTACGCAGACTAACTGGGAAACCTTCTGA
- the yecR gene encoding YecR family lipoprotein, giving the protein MRTPMRKVIFITALLALSGCTITKTPEIVGGSKVTGTVRLGISEQPLQHAKVDNYVAQSMANRQCQDWGYAVAEAYGAPVKTCSVVTGTQCMTESIVLEYQCRGFTINNRAVSGW; this is encoded by the coding sequence GTGAGAACACCGATGCGCAAGGTCATTTTTATTACCGCGCTGCTCGCCCTGAGCGGCTGCACTATTACCAAAACGCCGGAAATTGTCGGCGGCAGTAAAGTTACCGGCACCGTCAGGCTCGGCATCAGCGAACAACCGTTGCAACATGCGAAAGTCGATAACTACGTCGCGCAGTCGATGGCGAACCGCCAGTGCCAGGACTGGGGCTATGCCGTTGCGGAAGCGTACGGCGCGCCGGTGAAAACCTGCTCCGTCGTCACCGGCACCCAGTGCATGACGGAATCTATCGTACTGGAGTATCAGTGCCGCGGTTTTACCATTAACAACCGCGCGGTCAGCGGCTGGTAA
- the ftnA gene encoding non-heme ferritin, protein MLKPDMIEKLNEQMNLELYSSLLYQQMSAWCSYHSFEGAAAFLSRHAQEEMTHMQRLFNYLTDTGSFPRINAVPSPFAEYASLDALFQATYEHEQLITRQINELAHVAMTTQDYPTFNFLQWYVAEQHEEEKIFKSVLDKLSLAGKSGEGLYFIDKELATLDAQP, encoded by the coding sequence ATGCTGAAGCCGGATATGATTGAAAAACTCAATGAGCAGATGAATCTTGAACTCTATTCTTCTCTGCTTTATCAACAGATGAGCGCCTGGTGCAGCTATCACAGCTTTGAAGGGGCGGCGGCCTTTTTAAGCCGTCACGCGCAGGAAGAGATGACGCATATGCAACGTCTCTTTAACTATCTGACAGATACCGGCAGTTTCCCGCGCATCAACGCCGTGCCGTCGCCGTTTGCCGAGTATGCCTCTCTCGATGCGCTGTTCCAGGCGACGTACGAGCATGAGCAACTAATCACCCGCCAGATTAATGAACTGGCGCATGTGGCAATGACCACTCAGGATTATCCGACCTTTAATTTCCTGCAATGGTATGTGGCGGAACAGCATGAAGAAGAAAAAATCTTTAAATCCGTGCTGGATAAACTGAGCCTCGCAGGTAAAAGCGGCGAAGGGCTTTATTTCATCGATAAAGAACTGGCGACGCTCGACGCCCAGCCCTGA
- the tyrP gene encoding tyrosine transporter TyrP, producing the protein MKNRTLGSIFIVAGTTIGAGMLAMPLAAAGVGFGVTALLLFLLWGVMCYTALLLVEVYQHHPASTGLGTLALHYLGKPGQWLAGFSMLFLMYALTAAYISGAGELLASSLSQWFGMTITPAAGVLAFTLTGGLIVSIGTHSVDLVNRLLFTAKTVFLVVMLAMMMPHIHRVNLLTLPVEKGLALSALPVIFTSFGFHGSVPSVVSYMKGDVRKLKLIFITGSAIPLAAYLFWQLATLGAIPSDTFMGLLATHAGLNGLLQAVRDVVASPHVELAVHLFADLALATSFLGVSLGLFDYLADMFKRRRTVAGRAQSGLMTFVPPLAFTLFYPQGFVMALGYAGVALAVLALLLPSLLAWRSRKRHPAGWQVAGGSLMLAVVFACGIGIVAIQFLISAGVLRDVG; encoded by the coding sequence GTGAAGAATCGCACTCTTGGCAGTATTTTTATCGTCGCCGGCACCACTATCGGCGCAGGGATGCTGGCGATGCCGCTGGCGGCGGCAGGGGTCGGCTTTGGCGTGACCGCGCTGCTCCTGTTCTTACTCTGGGGGGTGATGTGTTATACCGCGCTGCTGCTGGTGGAGGTCTATCAGCATCACCCTGCGTCGACAGGGCTCGGCACGCTGGCGCTGCACTATCTCGGTAAGCCAGGCCAGTGGCTGGCGGGCTTTAGTATGTTGTTTTTGATGTATGCGCTGACGGCGGCGTATATCAGCGGCGCGGGCGAGCTGCTGGCATCAAGCCTGAGCCAGTGGTTCGGCATGACCATCACGCCTGCCGCCGGCGTACTGGCGTTTACGCTCACGGGCGGGCTGATTGTCAGTATCGGCACGCACAGCGTGGATCTGGTCAATCGCCTGCTGTTTACGGCCAAAACGGTGTTCCTGGTGGTTATGCTGGCGATGATGATGCCGCATATTCATCGGGTGAATCTGCTGACGCTGCCGGTGGAAAAAGGGCTGGCCCTCTCCGCGCTGCCGGTGATATTTACCTCGTTCGGCTTTCACGGCAGCGTGCCGAGTGTCGTCAGCTATATGAAAGGCGACGTGCGCAAGCTTAAGCTGATTTTCATCACCGGCAGCGCGATCCCGCTGGCGGCGTATCTGTTCTGGCAGCTTGCGACGCTCGGCGCCATCCCGTCCGACACCTTTATGGGCCTGCTCGCCACCCATGCCGGGCTGAACGGCCTGTTGCAGGCGGTGCGCGATGTCGTCGCCTCGCCGCATGTGGAACTGGCGGTGCATCTGTTCGCCGATCTGGCGCTGGCCACCTCGTTTCTTGGCGTGTCGCTCGGGCTGTTTGATTATCTTGCGGATATGTTTAAACGCCGCCGAACGGTGGCGGGCCGCGCCCAGAGCGGGCTGATGACCTTTGTGCCGCCGCTCGCTTTCACGCTCTTCTATCCGCAGGGCTTTGTGATGGCGCTCGGCTATGCGGGCGTGGCGCTGGCGGTACTGGCGCTGCTGCTCCCTTCGCTGCTCGCCTGGCGGAGCCGTAAACGCCACCCGGCTGGCTGGCAGGTGGCGGGCGGGAGCCTCATGCTGGCGGTGGTCTTCGCCTGCGGTATCGGCATCGTGGCTATCCAGTTTTTAATTAGCGCCGGCGTATTGCGCGACGTCGGATAA
- a CDS encoding GNAT family N-acetyltransferase, whose amino-acid sequence MEYQQTDIPDEELKARIKKQVGCYNAAHMTADAQELIISVTDAQGNLTAGLTGRSYWGCLHVEFLWVDESLRGQGTGASLMAMAEEEGRRRGCKRIFVDTFSFQAPEFYRKQGYDIYGMAPDYREGHSRFYLSKPLPEK is encoded by the coding sequence ATGGAATATCAGCAGACGGACATCCCTGACGAAGAACTCAAGGCGCGCATAAAAAAACAGGTTGGTTGCTATAACGCAGCGCATATGACGGCTGATGCGCAGGAGCTGATTATCAGCGTCACCGATGCGCAGGGCAATCTGACCGCAGGCCTCACCGGGCGCAGCTACTGGGGTTGTCTGCATGTCGAGTTTTTGTGGGTCGATGAAAGCCTGCGCGGGCAGGGCACTGGCGCATCGCTGATGGCAATGGCTGAAGAAGAGGGACGCCGGCGCGGCTGTAAACGAATATTTGTCGATACCTTCAGTTTTCAGGCGCCGGAGTTTTACCGCAAACAGGGTTACGACATCTATGGCATGGCGCCAGATTATCGTGAGGGTCATTCCCGTTTTTATCTCAGTAAGCCTCTGCCCGAAAAATAA
- the pgsA gene encoding CDP-diacylglycerol--glycerol-3-phosphate 3-phosphatidyltransferase, with amino-acid sequence MRFNIPTLLTLFRVILIPFFVLAFYLPFHWAPFLCALIFCFAAITDWFDGFLARRWNQSTRFGAFLDPVADKVMVGIAMVLVVEHYHSWWITLPAATMIAREIIISALREWMAELGKRSSVAVSWIGKVKTTAQMLALIGLLWRPNMWIEYAGIALFFVAAVLTFWSMFQYLNAARGDLLER; translated from the coding sequence ATGCGATTTAATATCCCTACATTGCTGACGCTGTTTCGTGTCATTCTGATCCCTTTTTTCGTGCTTGCCTTCTATCTGCCTTTTCACTGGGCGCCGTTCCTTTGCGCGCTGATCTTCTGCTTTGCGGCGATTACCGACTGGTTTGATGGTTTTCTCGCTCGCCGCTGGAATCAGAGCACGCGCTTCGGCGCGTTTCTCGACCCGGTCGCGGATAAAGTGATGGTCGGTATCGCGATGGTGCTGGTCGTCGAGCACTATCACAGCTGGTGGATAACCCTGCCGGCGGCCACCATGATCGCGCGTGAAATTATTATCTCCGCGCTGCGTGAATGGATGGCTGAGCTCGGCAAACGCAGCAGCGTGGCGGTCTCGTGGATCGGTAAAGTGAAAACCACGGCGCAGATGCTCGCGCTGATAGGCTTGCTGTGGCGCCCGAACATGTGGATTGAGTATGCCGGGATTGCGCTCTTTTTCGTCGCCGCCGTGCTGACGTTCTGGTCGATGTTCCAGTATTTGAACGCGGCACGCGGCGATTTGCTCGAACGTTGA